In Rhizobium sp. WSM4643, the following are encoded in one genomic region:
- a CDS encoding ABC transporter ATP-binding protein — translation MAKTIIELKGADLTLGSAAASVHVLKGIDLDIAAGESVGIVGPSGSGKSTLLMVLAGLEKLDSGEININDTPLHALSEDQVADFRGRNIGIVFQSFHLIANMTALENVAVPLELANVGNAFEIAHRELKSVGLGERLNHYPGQLSGGEQQRVAIARALAPSPALLIADEPTGNLDTETGRQIADVLFSKQAERGMTLLLVTHDVSLANRCSRQVRVRSGRIESDSAARRSEAAIA, via the coding sequence TTGGCAAAAACCATTATCGAGTTGAAGGGCGCCGATCTGACCCTTGGCAGCGCAGCCGCCTCCGTCCATGTGCTGAAGGGCATCGATCTCGATATCGCGGCCGGCGAATCCGTCGGCATCGTCGGCCCTTCCGGTTCCGGCAAATCCACCCTGCTGATGGTTCTTGCCGGGCTGGAGAAGCTCGACAGCGGCGAGATCAACATCAATGACACGCCGCTCCACGCGTTGAGCGAGGACCAGGTCGCCGATTTCCGCGGCCGCAACATCGGCATCGTCTTTCAGTCCTTTCACCTGATTGCCAATATGACGGCGTTGGAAAACGTCGCCGTGCCGCTCGAACTCGCCAATGTCGGCAACGCCTTCGAGATCGCTCATCGCGAGCTGAAATCGGTCGGCCTTGGCGAGCGGCTGAACCACTATCCCGGCCAGCTTTCCGGCGGCGAACAGCAGCGCGTGGCGATTGCCAGGGCGCTCGCCCCGTCGCCGGCCCTGCTGATCGCCGACGAACCGACCGGCAATCTCGATACCGAGACCGGCCGCCAGATCGCCGACGTCTTGTTCTCCAAGCAGGCCGAACGCGGCATGACCCTGCTTCTCGTCACCCATGACGTCTCGCTTGCAAACCGATGCTCGCGCCAGGTCCGCGTCCGCTCCGGCAGGATCGAGAGCGACAGCGCCGCCCGCCGTAGCGAAGCGGCGATCGCATGA